Genomic window (Alteromonas pelagimontana):
AGATTGGTATGGCATTTTCTACCCAATCCTGGGGGGCAATTATCGCGCCTTTCATTGTCGGTTTAATTGCGGACAGATTTTTTAACGCAGAACGTATTTTAGGTGTATTGCACCTGATAGGTGCTGTGCTTATGTACTGCATGTACCAGGCGACTGATTTTGATGCATTTTATCCTTATGTTTTAGGTTATATGATTGTCTTTATGCCGACACTGGCGCTGGTTAATTCGGTGTCGTTCGAGCAGTTGACTAACCCGTCCAAGCAGTTCGGGAAAATCAGAGTGTGGGGTACCATCGGTTGGATTGTCGCGGGGTTGATGATCAGCTATGTGTTCTCTTGGGATGCACAACAAGCCATCCAGGAAGGAATGTTGCGTAACACCTTTATGCTTTGTGCCATTGCTTCGCTTGCTCTGGGAATCTTCAGCTTTACGTTACCTAAAACGCCTCCTAAAGGTGCGGGCGCAGGCACCGGATTACGGGAAGTTCTGGGAATAGACGCACTGGCACTGCTAAAAAGCCGTAACTTTCTGATCTTCTTTCTTTCCTCGGTACTCATTTGTATTCCTCTGGCATTTTATTACCAGAACGCTAACCCGTTTTTAACCGAAATTGGTGTGGAAAACGCAACGGGTAAAATGACGCTGGGACAGGTGTCAGAAGTTTTATTTATGCTGGCGCTTCCGGTATTTTTAAATCGATTCGGCATTAAGAAAACGCTGTTGCTGGGGATGCTGGCGTGGGTGTTGCGATATGTCTTTTTTGCCTACGGTAATGCTGACAGCGGCATAGTATTGCTTCTTATCGGCATTGCATTACATGGCGTGTGCTACGATTTCTTCTTCGTTTCCGGGCAAATTTATACCGATGCCAAAGCCGGAGCAAAAATAAAGAGCGCCGCGCAGGGGCTCATTACCCTGGCAACCTATGGTGTAGGTATGTTGATTGGTTTCTGGGTAGCAGGTCAGATTACTGAAGCGTACTCTACCGAGAGTGGTCATATCTGGACTAATGTATGGTTATTCCCTGCCGCTTTCGCTTTAGTGGTGCTGGTTATATTCGCGCTGCTATTTAAAGATGAGAAGGTATCAACCGATGGTTAATTCTCGTAGGAACCTCTTAAAAGGTTTAGCATACTCTGGGGTGGGGCTGGCGGCTTTTGGTGGCACCGCACTGGCACAAGCTGACGCGAGTAAAGGCCCGTTGAAAATAAAAGGGAACATAAATCATTCAGTGGCCCGCTGGACCTTCGGTGATTTATCTATCGAAGCGTTGTGTAAGTTGGTCAAGCGCATTGGTTTTTCTGCTATTGACCTTGTCGGGCCTGAAGATTGGCCCGTGCTGAAACGTTACAATATCGACTCGTCAATGTGTAACGGCGCTGAGTTGAATCTGGAAGATGGATGGTGTGACAAGCGCTTTCATCAAAAGCTTACCGAGCGGTATCTTAAACATATTGATTTGGTAGCTGATGCCGGGTATCGCAACCTTATTTGCTTTAGTGGAAGCAAGAGAGGCATGTCGCGGGAAGAAGGGCTTGAAAATGCGGTTGAAGGCTTGGGCCAAGTAATTCCCCATGCGGAAAAACGAGGCGTAATTTTACAGATGGAATTGCTTAACAGTCGGGTAGATCATCCTGATTACATGGCCGACATTTCTTCCTGGGGCGTTGAGTTGTGCAAGCGATTAAAGACAGACAACTTTAAGTTGTTGTACGACATCTATCATATGCAAATTGACGAAGGTGATATCATTCGCACTATTCGCGAAAACCATCAATATTTCGGCCACTATCACACTGGCGGTGTGCCGGGGCGTCATGAAATTGATAATTCACAAGAACTGTATTATCCCGCGATTGCCAAAGCTATCAGGGATACCGGATTTACGGGGTATCTGGCCCAGGAATTCATTCCGACACCAGAAAACAAAACAGGCAGAGCGCAATCGCTTCGTAATGCGATCGCCATCTGTGATGTCTGACCATAAAAGAATAGAAAACGCTTTGCCTAAGAAGTGTTGAAGGGGACTAAACATGGCAAATAATACTTACGACGCGATTGTTATCGGCTCTGGCATTAGCGGCGGCTGGGCTGCCAAAGAGCTAACTGAAAAGGGCCTTAAGGTACTGATGCTGGAACGTGGTCGAGATATCGAGCACGTGAAAGATTACGTCAATGCGCACAAAGAAGCCTGGGACTATCCACACCGCGATTTAGCCACGCAAGAAATGAAAGAGGATTATCCGGTGCTGTCGCGGGATTATCCATTAAACGAATCAACGTTTGGAATGTGGGCTAATGAAAAAGAGTCGCCGTACGTTGAAGAAAAACCGTTTAACTGGTTCCGTGGCTATCATGTCGGAGGACGTTCATTACTGTGGGGGCGCCAGAGCTACCGCCTGAATCCAGAAGATTTCATGGCGAACGAGAAAGAAGGCATTGCTGTAGACTGGCCTGTGCGTTACGAGGACGTTGCGCCTTGGTACGATTATGTTGAAAAGTTCGCTGGCATTTCTGGTTCACGCGACGGACTTGACGTGTTACCTGATGGTCACTTTATGCCACCGATACCATTGAACGTGGTAGAAAAGGATGTTTCGGCGCGAATTAAAAAAGCATTTAAAGGAAGCCGCCATTTAATTCATTCTCGCGCGGCTAATATTACTCAGCCAATGAATGACATTCGCGTTGGGTGTCAGTTTAGAAACAAGTGTTGGCTTGGCTGCCCGTTTGGCGGATATTTTAGTACCCAGTCTTCTACGTTACCAGCTGCAGTGAAGACCGGAAATCTGACTGTGCGGCCGTTTTCGATTGTGACACAGGTGCTCTACGATAAAGACAAAAAGCGTGCTACAGGCGTAGAAATCATCGATGCCGAAACCAATCAGACCTACGAATTTAAGAGCAAAATTGTGTTTGTAAATGCGTCTGCACTGAATTCTGCGTGGGTATTGATGAACTCTGCCACTGATGTCTGGGATGGCGGTTTAGGTAGCAGTAGTGGCGAGCTTGGCCATAACGTTATGGACCACCATTTCCGCGTGGGTGCATCTGCAATTGTCGAAGGATTCGACGACAAGTATTATTCTGGACGTCGTCCTGCCGGTTTTTATATTCCGCGTTTCCGTAACTGGGGCGGCGATAACCGCGATTATGTTCGGGGCTTTGGTTATCAAGGCTCAGCCAGTCGTGAAGGTTGGCGTCGTAACATCGCCGAGCTGGGACTGGGGGCGGATTTAAAAGATGCCATGTCTGAGCCTGGCACCTGGCAAATTGGAATGACTGCTTTCGGTGAAATGCTACCGGATCACAGAAACCGGATTTCGCTGAACCATAAAGTCAAAGACAAATGGGGTCTGCCTGTTCTTGCTATGGATGTAACAATCCGTGAAAACGAAATGCGCATGCGTAAAGACATGAAGCAGGATGCCATTGATATGTTCGAAGCTGCAGGTCTGAAAAATGTTCAGGGTTATGACGGCGAGTATAGACCTGGTATGGGTATTCACGAAATGGGAACGGCACGTATGGGTCGAGATCCGAAAACCTCTGTGCTAAATAAGCACAATCAGGTATGGGATGCTCCCAATGTATTTGTGACTGACGGGGCATTTATGACATCAGCATCTTGTGTAAATCCGTCTCTGACTTACATGGCGATGACTGCGCGCGCTGCAGATTTCGCGGTGAAAGAACTGAAAAAAGGAAACATTTAACCATGAATCGTCGTGAACTGTTAAAGCTCATCACCGCCGCCACAGGCGTGGCGTTTGTCAGCAGCAACGCGTTAGCCTATGACATTTTGCCGAAAATGGAACTTTCAGACACTGGTTTCAATAAGGACGATGTCGCGTTTTTTAACGAGATTGGTGAAACCATTATTCCCAAGACGGATACTCCGGGAGCAAAAGACGCGCAAGTGGGTAGCATGATGGCGGTACTGGTGGCTGATTGCTACACCAAAGACCAGCAAGAAGTGTTTCGTAAAGGAATGAAGTCGCTGAAAGCAAAGTCACAGGATAAATACGGAAAGGATTTTCTGTTGCTGTCCAAAGAGCAGCGCCTGGAGCTACTAACTGCGCTGGATAAAGAAGCTCGCGAATACAATATTGAACGTGAACTGTACGGCGTTGGCACTGGATTACCCAGCAGCCGCGGTCCTGAATCTAAAGATCCGGTACCGCACTACTTTTCGCTGATGAAACAACTCGTACTGTTTAGCTTCTTTACTTCTTCAGTTGGCGCCACAAAAGTGATGCGTTATGAGGCCGTGCCCGGACGCTACAACGGTGATATGGAATATAAAAAAGGTGATAAAGCCTGGGCAACGTCCTAATCGTTGCCATTGCACTCACGGACTAATTAATGAGGAACTGTCGTGATTATGAAATTAAACAGGCCTTTCACAGCATTGATGCTGGGTTTGGCAGCATCAACAATGACCTGCTCTGCCATGGCAGACGATAAACTTACCCCCGAACAACAGGCGGCCAAAACTGAAGTGTGGGAGCCAGTGCCAGCAATGGTGAAGGCACCAGAAGGGCAGGCGCCTTCGGATGCCGTGATATTATTTGATGGTAAAGATCTTTCCGCCTGGGAAGCCCTTGAAGGCGGAAAGGCTCAATGGAAAGTGAATGGCGATTCCTTTACGGTAGAGCCAGGCACAGGTGATATTAAATCCAAGCAGTCTTTTTGCGACATTCAGTTGCATGTGGAATGGAAAACGCCGACGGATGTTGAAGGACTGGAAAGTCAGCAGCGCAACAACAGCGGCATCTTTTTGCAGCAACGCTATGAAATTCAGGTATTGGATTCCTACAATAATAAAACCTATCCCAATGGTCAGGCTGGCAGCGTCTACAAGCAAACGATACCGCTGGTAAACGCTTCTCATCCGCCGGGGGAATGGCAGACTTACGACATTATTTATAATGCGCCTCGGTTTGAAGGTAAGAAATTGCAGACCCCCGGCTATGTCACCGTACTGCACAATGGTGTGTTAGTGCAAAATCATACTGAAATTCAGGGTAAAACAGAATGGATTGGCAAACCTTCTTATGAAGCTCACGGCTGTGCACCACTGCAATTGCAGGATCATGGCAATAAAGTCAGTTTCCGCAATATTTGGGTTCGGGAAATTAAACCATTAGACTAGCTTTCTCCCGTTAGTGTTTTTAAGGGCCTGTTCAGGCCCTTTTTTATGTTTTGTGGAAAGCATCAATTCTGATAGGCTGGCGGCCTTTTCACCTTTACTGTGAATTTTCGTGTATGACAGGAGAAATTGCTGCTCTCACTGTGGCGTTATGCTGGGCAATAGCAGCCAGAATGTTCCGCGAACTGGGCCGTACCTTTTCGCCACTGGCGTTAAACTTATGGAAGGGCATGGTGGCAATAGCCTTCCTAATGGCAATAACTCAATGGTTTTTGCCAGCCGTTTCTCTTCCCAACGAGGCCATCTACTGGTTACTTTTTAGTGGCGTTATTGGCATCGGCATTGGTGATACCTGCTTCTTTCAGGCATTAAATAAAATAGGCGATACACAGTCGGTGTTGGTTACCGAAACCCTTGCGCCTATCTTTACTGCCTTACTGGCCATGGCGTGGATAGGAGAATGGCTTTCCTGGCAACAGTGGATTGGCATTGCTGTGGTGCTATTTTCGGTAGATATGGTGGTGAAAGTGCGCCGCCGTACCGAACTGCATCTGTTTGCCATATCCGGTTATCTTTATGCGGCAGCGGCGGCTATTTGTCAGGCTGTTGGCGCTGTAATTAGCCGCGATATCCTTACCCGTTATTCCATTGATGCTTTTAATGCCAGCCAAATCCGGCTGTTAGGTGGCCTGGGCATCATCGTGCTGCTGATGCTGGTGTTGCGCCAGAAATGGGTACCGACGTCGGA
Coding sequences:
- a CDS encoding GMC oxidoreductase gives rise to the protein MANNTYDAIVIGSGISGGWAAKELTEKGLKVLMLERGRDIEHVKDYVNAHKEAWDYPHRDLATQEMKEDYPVLSRDYPLNESTFGMWANEKESPYVEEKPFNWFRGYHVGGRSLLWGRQSYRLNPEDFMANEKEGIAVDWPVRYEDVAPWYDYVEKFAGISGSRDGLDVLPDGHFMPPIPLNVVEKDVSARIKKAFKGSRHLIHSRAANITQPMNDIRVGCQFRNKCWLGCPFGGYFSTQSSTLPAAVKTGNLTVRPFSIVTQVLYDKDKKRATGVEIIDAETNQTYEFKSKIVFVNASALNSAWVLMNSATDVWDGGLGSSSGELGHNVMDHHFRVGASAIVEGFDDKYYSGRRPAGFYIPRFRNWGGDNRDYVRGFGYQGSASREGWRRNIAELGLGADLKDAMSEPGTWQIGMTAFGEMLPDHRNRISLNHKVKDKWGLPVLAMDVTIRENEMRMRKDMKQDAIDMFEAAGLKNVQGYDGEYRPGMGIHEMGTARMGRDPKTSVLNKHNQVWDAPNVFVTDGAFMTSASCVNPSLTYMAMTARAADFAVKELKKGNI
- a CDS encoding hydroxypyruvate isomerase family protein translates to MVNSRRNLLKGLAYSGVGLAAFGGTALAQADASKGPLKIKGNINHSVARWTFGDLSIEALCKLVKRIGFSAIDLVGPEDWPVLKRYNIDSSMCNGAELNLEDGWCDKRFHQKLTERYLKHIDLVADAGYRNLICFSGSKRGMSREEGLENAVEGLGQVIPHAEKRGVILQMELLNSRVDHPDYMADISSWGVELCKRLKTDNFKLLYDIYHMQIDEGDIIRTIRENHQYFGHYHTGGVPGRHEIDNSQELYYPAIAKAIRDTGFTGYLAQEFIPTPENKTGRAQSLRNAIAICDV
- a CDS encoding 3-keto-disaccharide hydrolase → MKLNRPFTALMLGLAASTMTCSAMADDKLTPEQQAAKTEVWEPVPAMVKAPEGQAPSDAVILFDGKDLSAWEALEGGKAQWKVNGDSFTVEPGTGDIKSKQSFCDIQLHVEWKTPTDVEGLESQQRNNSGIFLQQRYEIQVLDSYNNKTYPNGQAGSVYKQTIPLVNASHPPGEWQTYDIIYNAPRFEGKKLQTPGYVTVLHNGVLVQNHTEIQGKTEWIGKPSYEAHGCAPLQLQDHGNKVSFRNIWVREIKPLD
- a CDS encoding nucleoside permease gives rise to the protein MNTITLRLSVMMFLQFFIWGGWFVTLGTYLGSNLSATGGQIGMAFSTQSWGAIIAPFIVGLIADRFFNAERILGVLHLIGAVLMYCMYQATDFDAFYPYVLGYMIVFMPTLALVNSVSFEQLTNPSKQFGKIRVWGTIGWIVAGLMISYVFSWDAQQAIQEGMLRNTFMLCAIASLALGIFSFTLPKTPPKGAGAGTGLREVLGIDALALLKSRNFLIFFLSSVLICIPLAFYYQNANPFLTEIGVENATGKMTLGQVSEVLFMLALPVFLNRFGIKKTLLLGMLAWVLRYVFFAYGNADSGIVLLLIGIALHGVCYDFFFVSGQIYTDAKAGAKIKSAAQGLITLATYGVGMLIGFWVAGQITEAYSTESGHIWTNVWLFPAAFALVVLVIFALLFKDEKVSTDG
- a CDS encoding gluconate 2-dehydrogenase subunit 3 family protein; this translates as MNRRELLKLITAATGVAFVSSNALAYDILPKMELSDTGFNKDDVAFFNEIGETIIPKTDTPGAKDAQVGSMMAVLVADCYTKDQQEVFRKGMKSLKAKSQDKYGKDFLLLSKEQRLELLTALDKEAREYNIERELYGVGTGLPSSRGPESKDPVPHYFSLMKQLVLFSFFTSSVGATKVMRYEAVPGRYNGDMEYKKGDKAWATS
- a CDS encoding DMT family transporter, with the protein product MTGEIAALTVALCWAIAARMFRELGRTFSPLALNLWKGMVAIAFLMAITQWFLPAVSLPNEAIYWLLFSGVIGIGIGDTCFFQALNKIGDTQSVLVTETLAPIFTALLAMAWIGEWLSWQQWIGIAVVLFSVDMVVKVRRRTELHLFAISGYLYAAAAAICQAVGAVISRDILTRYSIDAFNASQIRLLGGLGIIVLLMLVLRQKWVPTSDKPLKLWRLFALATLLGTAAALYLQMVAFANAKAGVVQTLIATSAVMSLLVAWVLREKLNVKTVIWSLFALVGVGILMAAGEFSPAV